Proteins encoded in a region of the Salipiger sp. CCB-MM3 genome:
- the betC gene encoding choline-sulfatase — translation MSTQGRPNILIFMVDQLNGTFFPDGPADWLHAPNLKALAARSTRFRNAYTASPLCAPGRASYMSGQLPSRTGVYDNAAEFASSIPTYAHHLRRAGYQTCLSGKMHFVGPDQLHGFEERLTTDIYPPDFGWTPDYRKPGERIDWWYHNMGSVTGSGVAEISNQMEYDDEVAYNATRKVYDLGRGKDDRPWCLTVSFTHPHDPYVARRKYWDLYEDCEHLVPEVGPIPYEDHDPHSKRIFDANDWRSFNITEEDVRRSRRAYFANISYLDDKIGEVMEALRGTRQEDNTIILLVSDHGDMLGNRGLWFKMSFFEGSARVPMMIAAPQMMPGRVDTPVSNIDVCPTLCDLAGVPMDEITPWTDGESLVPLGQGRARETPVAMEYAAEASYAPLVCLREGRWKYTRCALDPDQLFDLEADPHELTNLAGDPAHAETLAHFSAMADARWDLDRFDAEVRKSQAQRWIVYEALRNGSYFPWDFQPLQKASERYMRNHMDLNVVEENARFPRGE, via the coding sequence ATGAGCACTCAAGGCCGCCCCAATATTCTGATCTTCATGGTCGACCAGCTGAACGGCACGTTCTTTCCCGACGGTCCCGCCGACTGGCTGCACGCCCCGAACCTCAAGGCGCTGGCCGCGCGCTCGACCCGGTTTCGCAATGCCTATACCGCCTCGCCGCTCTGCGCGCCGGGACGGGCGAGCTATATGTCCGGCCAGTTGCCCTCGCGCACCGGGGTCTATGACAACGCCGCCGAGTTCGCCTCGTCGATCCCCACCTATGCGCACCATCTGCGCCGCGCGGGCTATCAGACCTGCCTGTCGGGCAAGATGCACTTTGTGGGTCCGGACCAGTTGCACGGCTTTGAAGAGCGGCTGACCACCGACATTTACCCGCCCGATTTCGGCTGGACGCCGGACTACCGCAAGCCGGGCGAGCGCATCGACTGGTGGTATCACAACATGGGCTCGGTCACCGGCTCGGGCGTCGCCGAGATCTCCAACCAGATGGAGTATGACGACGAGGTTGCCTATAACGCCACGCGCAAGGTCTACGACCTTGGCCGCGGCAAGGATGACCGCCCGTGGTGCCTGACGGTGAGCTTCACCCACCCGCATGATCCCTATGTGGCGCGGCGCAAATACTGGGACCTCTACGAGGACTGTGAGCACCTCGTGCCCGAGGTCGGGCCGATCCCCTACGAGGATCACGACCCGCATTCCAAGCGCATCTTCGACGCCAACGACTGGCGCAGCTTCAACATCACCGAAGAAGATGTGCGTCGCTCGCGCCGGGCTTATTTCGCCAATATCTCCTATCTCGACGACAAGATCGGCGAGGTCATGGAGGCGCTGCGCGGCACCCGGCAGGAAGACAACACGATCATCCTGCTGGTGTCGGACCACGGCGACATGCTGGGCAACCGTGGATTGTGGTTCAAGATGTCCTTCTTCGAGGGCTCGGCGCGGGTGCCGATGATGATCGCCGCGCCGCAGATGATGCCGGGGCGGGTCGACACTCCGGTCAGCAACATCGACGTTTGCCCGACGCTCTGCGATCTGGCGGGCGTGCCGATGGACGAGATCACCCCCTGGACCGATGGCGAAAGCCTCGTGCCGCTGGGGCAGGGTCGGGCGCGCGAGACGCCGGTGGCGATGGAATATGCCGCCGAGGCCTCTTACGCGCCGCTGGTCTGCCTGCGCGAAGGGCGCTGGAAATACACCCGCTGCGCGCTCGACCCCGATCAGCTGTTCGACCTAGAGGCCGACCCGCATGAGCTGACCAATCTCGCGGGCGATCCCGCGCACGCCGAGACGCTGGCGCATTTCAGCGCCATGGCCGATGCGCGTTGGGATCTCGACCGCTTCGACGCAGAGGTGCGCAAAAGCCAGGCGCAACGCTGGATCGTCTACGAGGCGCTGCGCAACGGCTCGTATTTCCCGTGGGATTTCCAGCCGCTGCAGAAGGCGTCGGAACGCTACATGCGCAACCACATGGACCTCAACGTGGTCGAGGAAAACGCGCGTTTCCCGCGCGGCGAATAA